Proteins from one Pseudoliparis swirei isolate HS2019 ecotype Mariana Trench chromosome 22, NWPU_hadal_v1, whole genome shotgun sequence genomic window:
- the LOC130213089 gene encoding GON-4-like protein, translating into MSSASEESVLSVPELQETMKQLTWLAAERRLCADGDSEEDHSPTSPGSLEEEEEEEEEEEGPKGEVSGEAGRDEEVLSGEGTPRGAGRCRGRGQSRPLRRSRQERRSKDAAKLLLLYDDNILNNDPHRESKDRAFAQSYLIRVREALQDVPGQVEDFVSLLSDFEQVGDGQEVMSLFRKLHCILGHRTDLLRDFAAFLHPEQALQCGLFEEQQAFERSRRFLRQLEISFGDNPSHYQKIIRALQTGPDLSPTSIHELKAQMSTLLKGHNHLQTEFWVFFDELRPPPVRPGQFEEAHWPDDGGGGSDGGEGFGHVSGGVASSGFEEVTLPELEEEEIQSMTSRRSRMKMDPHRNYKVWITWRVP; encoded by the exons GagaccatgaagcagctgacctggCTGGCGGCGGAGCGGCGGCTCTGTGCAGACGGCGACTCTGAGGAGGACCACTCCCCGACCTCGCCCggctctctggaggaggaggaggaggaggaggaagaagaggaggggcctAAAGGAGAGGTGTCTGGAGAGGCGGGACGAGACGAGGAGGTGCTGTCGGGGGAGGGGACGCCCCGAGGAGCAGGCCGCTGCCGAGGACGAG ggCAGAGCCGACCTCTGAGGAGGAGTCGCCAGGAGCGCCGCAGCAAAGACGCCgccaagctgctgctgctgtacgacGACAACATCCTGAACAACGACCCGCACCGCGAGAGCAAAGACCGGGCCTTCGCCCAGAGCTACCTGATCCGC GTGCgcgaggcgctgcaggacgTACCGGGGCAGGTGGAGGACTTTGTGTCTTTGCTGAGCGATTTCGAACAGGTgggagacggacaggaagtgatgtcgtTGTTCAGGAAGCTGCACTGTATCCTGGGACACCGGACAGACCTCCTTCGAGACTTCGCCGCATTCCTACATCCTGAGCAGGCACTGCAGTGTGGACTG TTTGAAGAGCAGCAGGCGTTTGAACGAAGCCGTCGCTTCCTGCGTCAGCTGGAGATCAGCTTCGGGGACAACCCGTCCCATTACCAGAAGATCATCAGAGCTCTGCAGACCGGTCCAGACCTGAGTCCCACCAGCATCCACGAG CTGAAGGCTCAGATGTCCACGCTGCTCAAAGGCCACAACCATCTGCAAACTGAATTCTGGGTATTTTTTGACGAGCTCCGCCCACCTCCTGTTCGCCCGGGACAATTTGAAGAAGCCCATTGGCCGGATGACGGAGGGGGCGGGTCAGACGGCGGAGAGGGCTTCGGCCACGTGTCGGGGGGCGTGGCCAGCAGCGGCTTCGAGGAAGTGACGCTCCCAGAGCTCGAAGAGGAAGAGATCCAATCAATGACGAGTCGGCGCAGCAGGATGAAGATGGACCCTCACAGGAACTACAAGGTCTGGATCACATGGAGGGTACCTTAG